A single Sphingopyxis chilensis DNA region contains:
- a CDS encoding DUF2312 domain-containing protein — protein MSEATVSDEQLRLFIERIERLEEEKKGIADDIRDTYNEAKSQGYDPKIMRQIVRLRKLPVHDRKEMEAILDVYKSALGID, from the coding sequence ATGAGCGAAGCCACCGTGTCCGACGAACAACTGCGCCTTTTCATCGAGCGCATCGAGCGTCTGGAAGAAGAGAAAAAAGGCATCGCCGACGATATTCGCGACACCTATAACGAAGCAAAATCGCAGGGCTACGACCCGAAGATCATGCGCCAGATCGTCCGCCTGCGCAAACTTCCGGTCCACGACCGCAAGGAAATGGAAGCGATCCTCGACGTCTATAAGTCGGCGCTCGGGATCGACTAA
- the pyk gene encoding pyruvate kinase produces MVQSFTPRQRKVRILATLGPASANAEMIAELHRAGADAFRVNMSHGDHEGHAKVIAAIRALEKETGRPTTILVDLQGPKLRVGTFKDGPAELVKGKSFVLDADKAAGDATRVHLPHPELFAALEPDTRLLIDDGKLVLRVKSVAPDRIETVVEVGGKISDRKGVNVPDVVVPLAALTEKDRKDLAFALEQHVDWIALSFVQRPEDVAEARRLIGGKAALLVKFEKPSGVQRIEEILELADAAMVARGDLGVELPPEAVPPLQKKIVATARRMGKPVVVATQMLESMIVSPSPTRAEVSDVATAVYDGADAIMLSAETAAGAWPVEAVTMMDSIARSVESDPDYYRRLHFTETVPDATTADALAEAAGGIISTIAADAIICFTASGSTARRVARERPGAPLLVLTPKKEAARRMGLLWGAHAVPTKDIGSFEEMIAKGKRMALRHGIGRPGAKLVMMAGVPFGTPGSTNVLHVATLTGDELRGYS; encoded by the coding sequence GTGGTTCAGAGCTTTACCCCCCGCCAGCGCAAGGTCCGCATCCTGGCGACCCTTGGTCCGGCGAGCGCCAATGCCGAGATGATCGCCGAACTGCACCGCGCGGGCGCCGACGCCTTTCGCGTCAATATGAGCCACGGCGATCATGAAGGCCATGCCAAGGTGATCGCCGCGATCCGCGCGCTGGAAAAGGAAACCGGGCGGCCGACGACGATCCTCGTCGACCTGCAGGGACCGAAGCTGCGCGTCGGGACGTTCAAGGATGGCCCCGCCGAGTTGGTGAAGGGCAAGTCCTTCGTCCTCGATGCCGACAAGGCGGCGGGCGACGCGACCCGCGTCCACCTTCCTCACCCCGAACTGTTCGCGGCGCTCGAACCCGACACGCGGCTGCTGATCGATGACGGCAAGCTGGTGCTGCGCGTCAAGAGCGTGGCGCCCGACCGGATCGAAACGGTGGTCGAGGTGGGGGGCAAGATTTCGGATCGCAAGGGCGTCAACGTCCCCGATGTCGTCGTCCCGCTCGCCGCGCTGACCGAAAAGGACCGCAAGGATCTCGCCTTTGCGCTCGAACAGCATGTCGACTGGATCGCGCTGTCATTCGTTCAGCGCCCCGAGGACGTCGCCGAGGCGCGACGCCTGATCGGTGGCAAGGCGGCGCTGCTCGTCAAGTTCGAAAAGCCGTCGGGCGTGCAGCGGATCGAGGAGATCCTCGAGCTCGCCGACGCGGCGATGGTCGCGCGCGGTGACCTTGGCGTCGAACTGCCGCCCGAAGCCGTCCCGCCGCTCCAGAAGAAGATCGTCGCGACCGCCCGCCGCATGGGCAAGCCCGTCGTTGTGGCAACGCAGATGCTGGAATCGATGATCGTCTCTCCCTCCCCGACGCGCGCCGAAGTGAGCGACGTCGCGACCGCCGTCTATGATGGCGCCGACGCGATCATGCTGTCGGCGGAGACTGCGGCGGGCGCCTGGCCGGTGGAGGCTGTCACCATGATGGATTCGATCGCGCGTTCGGTCGAAAGCGATCCCGACTATTATCGCCGCCTGCATTTCACCGAGACGGTGCCCGACGCGACGACCGCCGATGCGCTCGCCGAGGCGGCGGGCGGCATCATCTCGACGATCGCCGCCGATGCGATCATCTGCTTCACCGCGTCGGGATCGACCGCGCGCCGCGTCGCGCGAGAGCGGCCGGGCGCGCCGCTGCTGGTGTTGACGCCGAAGAAGGAAGCCGCGCGGCGCATGGGGTTGCTGTGGGGAGCGCATGCGGTGCCGACGAAGGATATCGGCAGTTTCGAGGAGATGATCGCGAAGGGCAAGCGCATGGCGCTGCGCCACGGGATCGGCCGGCCGGGCGCAAAGCTGGTGATGATGGCGGGCGTTCCGTTCGGCACGCCGGGATCGACCAACGTGCTCCACGTCGCCACGCTCACCGGCGACGAGCTGCGTGGATACAGCTGA
- a CDS encoding DUF1244 domain-containing protein — protein MSCSEDQMEPGDALDSLDDAVAAAAFRRLVRLLQHRSDAANIDLMGLAGFCRNCLGDWIAEAGDMDKEAARAIVHGMPTAEWKARFQVAATPEQLRRMEESMAKNP, from the coding sequence ATGTCCTGTAGTGAAGATCAGATGGAACCCGGCGACGCGCTCGACAGCCTCGACGATGCGGTTGCCGCGGCCGCCTTCCGCCGCCTCGTCCGCCTGCTCCAGCATCGCAGCGACGCCGCGAATATCGACCTGATGGGCTTGGCCGGCTTTTGCCGCAACTGCCTGGGCGACTGGATCGCGGAAGCCGGCGACATGGACAAGGAAGCGGCGCGCGCGATCGTTCACGGCATGCCGACGGCGGAATGGAAAGCGCGCTTTCAGGTCGCGGCAACGCCCGAACAGCTCCGGCGGATGGAAGAAAGCATGGCGAAGAATCCCTGA
- a CDS encoding heavy metal-binding domain-containing protein — protein MFSTTTNNVEGRPVREYLGIVTGEVIVGANLFRDLFASITDIVGGRSGKYEDVLARARKEAIAEMEAEAARLGGNAVIGVDLDYEVLGQNGSMLMVSASGTAVVV, from the coding sequence ATGTTCAGCACCACGACCAACAATGTCGAAGGCCGCCCGGTTAGGGAATATCTGGGCATCGTCACCGGCGAGGTGATCGTCGGCGCCAACCTGTTCCGCGACCTGTTCGCATCGATCACCGACATCGTCGGCGGCCGGTCGGGCAAATATGAGGATGTCCTCGCCCGCGCGCGCAAGGAAGCGATCGCCGAGATGGAAGCCGAGGCGGCGCGCCTCGGCGGCAATGCGGTGATCGGCGTCGACCTCGACTATGAAGTGCTCGGCCAGAACGGCTCGATGCTGATGGTGTCGGCGAGCGGGACGGCCGTGGTTGTGTGA
- a CDS encoding YebC/PmpR family DNA-binding transcriptional regulator: MAGHSKFKNIMHRKGAQDKKRSSLFSKLSREITVAAKMGLPDPDANARLRAAVNAAKAQSMPKDNIQRAIDKAAGNDGDNYEEIRYEGYGPGGVSLIVEALTDNRNRTATNVRTAFSKNGGNLGTSGSVSHGFDRLGMISYGAGAGDADTVFEAALDAGADDVESSEDGHDIWTSVDSLHEVAKALEAKLGEAEGVKLAWRPTLKSEVADEATAQTLFKLIDTLDDDDDVQTVWGNYEIPDAVMEKLG; encoded by the coding sequence GTGGCCGGCCATAGCAAATTCAAGAACATCATGCACCGCAAGGGTGCGCAGGATAAAAAGCGCAGCAGCCTCTTTTCGAAGCTGAGCCGCGAAATCACCGTCGCGGCGAAGATGGGCCTGCCCGATCCCGACGCCAACGCGCGTCTGCGCGCTGCGGTCAACGCCGCCAAGGCGCAGTCGATGCCGAAGGACAATATCCAGCGCGCGATCGACAAGGCGGCGGGCAACGACGGCGATAATTACGAGGAAATCCGTTACGAGGGTTATGGCCCCGGTGGCGTATCGCTGATCGTCGAAGCATTGACCGACAACCGCAACCGCACCGCGACCAACGTCCGCACGGCGTTCAGCAAGAATGGTGGCAACCTCGGCACGTCGGGCAGCGTCAGCCACGGTTTCGACCGGCTCGGCATGATCAGCTATGGCGCGGGTGCCGGCGATGCCGACACGGTGTTCGAGGCTGCGCTCGATGCCGGCGCCGACGACGTCGAATCGTCGGAGGACGGCCACGACATCTGGACCAGCGTCGACAGCCTGCACGAAGTCGCCAAGGCGCTCGAAGCCAAGCTCGGCGAGGCCGAGGGCGTCAAGCTCGCCTGGCGCCCGACGCTGAAGAGCGAAGTCGCCGACGAAGCGACCGCTCAGACCCTCTTCAAGCTGATCGACACGCTCGACGACGACGACGACGTCCAGACCGTATGGGGCAATTACGAGATCCCCGACGCGGTGATGGAAAAGCTTGGCTAA